The sequence ACTTTTATCTATTTTTTTCTCTTGAGAGATACCATGATTTTGACAAAAATTACAATGAAAATTACAACCAACAGTACCTAAAGAAAGAGATTTTGATTTAGGAAGAAAGTGATATAAAGGTTTTTTCTCAATTGGGTCAATATTAAAAGCACTTATATGTCCATAAACAAGACATTCTATTTTATCACCTACATGTTTATTAACACCACAAACACCAATTTGTCCATCTTTTAAATCACAATAATAAGAACATAAAAGACAAGTTAGTTTGTTATCATTTGACTCTTTATGATAAACCATTTTCTTACTTTATTTTTTGTGCTTCATATGTTTGTATTTTAGGAAGTCCAGATAAAGAAGCTGGATTTAAACCTGCTTTTTTACAAAGGTGAACCATAAATTCATTAAAAGTTGGAAGTTGTTCCCAAACTTGAGGTAAAAATGTTGCTCTTTTCCCATCAAGTTCTAAAATAACTCCATGTTTATTTGGTATTAATTTTTGCTCTAAATCTTTTAAATCTGTATATTCAAGTGGTGTAGGAATTGTTAATAAAGATATTTCAATTTTAATTTTTTCAAACTCTTCTTTTGTTAATCTATCAAATCTAAAATCTGCAAAGGCTGCCGATTTTGCATTATGCAAAATATCATCAAGCAAACTTCTATGGGCAACTAAAGAACCAATGCAACCTCTTAATTTGCCATCT comes from Arcobacter sp. LA11 and encodes:
- the amrA gene encoding AmmeMemoRadiSam system protein A, with amino-acid sequence MEEGKLLLTLALKSIESDFDETIKFDKEKLLQENPFLSEQRASFVTLTKDGKLRGCIGSLVAHRSLLDDILHNAKSAAFADFRFDRLTKEEFEKIKIEISLLTIPTPLEYTDLKDLEQKLIPNKHGVILELDGKRATFLPQVWEQLPTFNEFMVHLCKKAGLNPASLSGLPKIQTYEAQKIK